A single region of the Pseudomonadota bacterium genome encodes:
- a CDS encoding PfkB family carbohydrate kinase: protein MEALKTLIRRVNKYRPTIVVIGDCLLDEYYNVVADKLSPEFPIVRMLGTNERPDVVVPGGAGNLANQFKYFNTDVKLFGFLDIESRPLYQSIGVDISGCETLSSPSFIPRKRRFYQDNFPLSRWDIEVPNYGLQDIVEYQKDLLAAYDEVSDVAVTIYADYNKGVLSGANKTQWFKKERDTISIIDPKKGPLCLWNGCTIFKPNAKEAEELSHIPSVHWQNQCDFFQRQLGCMAVVITHGGDGVYGKVMEKYFDYHSPYSSDCASVIGAGDCFISVLGLAMAHALDIVDAVQIAYEAGAVYVGKKYNEPICLQEVYARIDPVGSKMIDIQCLNNRPYKLAVTNGCFDILHFGHMEILKFAKSKGDKLLVLVDTDEQVKRFKGEGRPVNDLQARMRMLAALECVDFVMPFNSNDELHDIYAQIKPDVLVKDNTWPYIVGSDVAKEVVVFPRVEGYATTNIVEKIKKST, encoded by the coding sequence ATGGAAGCATTAAAAACACTAATTAGAAGGGTCAATAAATATCGACCAACAATTGTTGTCATAGGTGATTGTCTCCTTGACGAATACTACAACGTCGTTGCAGATAAACTCTCTCCCGAGTTTCCTATTGTAAGGATGCTGGGCACTAATGAAAGACCAGATGTAGTTGTTCCTGGTGGTGCTGGAAATCTAGCAAATCAATTTAAATATTTTAACACGGATGTTAAACTCTTTGGATTTTTGGATATAGAAAGTCGTCCACTTTATCAATCCATTGGTGTTGATATTAGTGGATGTGAGACTTTATCTTCGCCTTCTTTTATTCCACGTAAAAGAAGATTCTATCAAGATAATTTCCCCCTTAGTCGTTGGGATATCGAGGTGCCAAATTATGGATTGCAAGATATTGTGGAATATCAAAAGGATTTACTTGCAGCCTATGATGAAGTATCCGATGTTGCTGTGACAATATATGCTGATTACAACAAGGGAGTCTTATCAGGGGCTAATAAAACTCAATGGTTCAAAAAAGAACGAGACACAATTAGCATAATTGATCCGAAAAAAGGACCGCTTTGCCTTTGGAATGGTTGCACAATATTTAAGCCCAATGCTAAAGAAGCAGAAGAATTAAGTCATATTCCTTCTGTGCATTGGCAAAATCAATGCGATTTCTTTCAGCGGCAATTGGGTTGTATGGCGGTTGTTATTACTCATGGTGGTGATGGCGTTTATGGCAAAGTAATGGAAAAATATTTTGATTATCATTCTCCATATAGCTCGGACTGTGCATCTGTTATTGGGGCTGGTGATTGTTTTATTTCTGTTCTTGGATTAGCGATGGCCCATGCTTTAGATATTGTGGATGCTGTGCAAATAGCTTACGAGGCAGGAGCAGTCTATGTTGGCAAGAAATATAATGAACCCATTTGTTTACAAGAGGTATATGCACGTATTGATCCTGTAGGCAGCAAAATGATCGATATACAGTGTTTAAACAATAGGCCATACAAACTGGCGGTTACTAATGGGTGTTTTGATATTTTGCATTTTGGACATATGGAAATTCTTAAATTTGCCAAATCGAAAGGAGATAAATTGCTTGTGCTTGTGGATACGGATGAGCAAGTAAAGAGATTTAAGGGCGAAGGCAGACCTGTAAATGATTTGCAAGCCAGGATGCGAATGCTGGCAGCATTGGAATGCGTAGATTTTGTGATGCCTTTTAATAGTAATGATGAGCTACATGATATTTATGCTCAAATTAAACCCGATGTTTTGGTAAAGGACAATACTTGGCCCTATATTGTGGGATCGGATGTGGCTAAAGAAGTGGTTGTTTTTCCAAGAGTGGAAGGTTATGCAACAACAAATATAGTGGAAAAAATTAAAAAATCTACATAG
- a CDS encoding nucleoside 2-deoxyribosyltransferase, with product MNRRKLYLAGPITGLTYGDSVGWREYVSDQLPEYIVAVSPMRGKQYLEKEKVIGLSYEGIPLSCRKGITCRDRYSVMACDMLFVNLLGATKVSIGTCMEIAWADMLRKPIVLVMEKEGNVHEHPIIQECIGFHVHTLDEGIHIAEAVLCTGI from the coding sequence ATGAACAGACGTAAGCTCTATTTGGCGGGGCCGATTACTGGATTGACTTATGGCGATTCTGTTGGTTGGCGGGAATATGTTTCAGATCAATTGCCTGAGTATATTGTTGCTGTTTCACCAATGCGTGGAAAACAATACCTAGAAAAGGAAAAGGTAATTGGCCTATCTTATGAGGGAATTCCATTGAGTTGCCGCAAGGGAATTACTTGCCGAGACCGTTACTCAGTAATGGCTTGTGACATGCTTTTTGTCAATCTATTGGGTGCCACAAAGGTTTCCATCGGCACTTGTATGGAAATTGCCTGGGCTGATATGTTGCGAAAACCTATTGTTCTCGTGATGGAAAAAGAGGGGAATGTTCACGAACATCCTATTATTCAAGAGTGTATTGGGTTTCATGTTCATACTTTGGATGAAGGTATTCACATTGCCGAGGCTGTTCTTTGCACTGGAATTTAA
- a CDS encoding ATP-binding protein: MIEVLVGTIASGKSTYTNQRAKEGWVVVSDDAIVDAVHGGNYKLYEEALKPLYKSVEDHILHIAVAMGRNVIVDRGVNVTIRSRKRWVALASCLDVPIWAIEFPLWSPEEHAALRTNSDNRGHDYAYWLWVAERHIKDWQKPTIEEGFAKIRLYEWKD, from the coding sequence ATGATAGAAGTATTAGTGGGTACAATAGCGTCTGGTAAAAGCACATACACTAATCAACGAGCCAAGGAAGGTTGGGTTGTTGTTAGTGACGATGCTATAGTCGATGCAGTACATGGCGGCAATTATAAACTTTATGAAGAGGCTCTGAAGCCTTTGTATAAATCTGTGGAGGATCATATTCTGCACATTGCCGTTGCTATGGGCCGCAATGTGATTGTTGATCGTGGTGTCAATGTCACAATTAGAAGCAGGAAGAGATGGGTCGCCTTAGCCAGTTGTTTGGATGTTCCCATTTGGGCCATAGAGTTTCCTTTGTGGAGTCCCGAGGAACACGCCGCCCTTAGAACCAATAGCGATAATAGAGGGCATGATTACGCATATTGGTTATGGGTTGCAGAGCGACACATAAAAGATTGGCAAAAACCTACGATAGAAGAAGGTTTTGCAAAAATAAGACTTTATGAATGGAAGGATTAA
- a CDS encoding IMP dehydrogenase, with the protein MRSLGFDDITLVPRVVSNIESRDDISTKVRAMSVPIVAAPMKDVCDGTVAFRMERLGGMGIIHRFMPINEQIECWKHSRQSDNMHGSACAIGINGDSVERFHALREVGCKIFCIDTANGANAKLAKVIESLGHGMSVDEIGFIVGNVASKECYQWLDSLPHVIAIRVGIAGGAACTTKNATGISYGMVSSIMECASVKKNALLIADGGIQEPRDMCKAIAVGADMVMLGSCIAATSDSPAELVKQDGKFVKVYHGSASFEIQKEYRNNPKYIEGRVRFLEYEGESLEDLVTRFSDGLRSSMSYFNAKNLDEFRAHATWEEK; encoded by the coding sequence ATGAGAAGTTTAGGATTTGATGATATTACATTAGTGCCGAGAGTGGTATCTAATATTGAATCAAGAGATGATATAAGCACCAAGGTTCGGGCTATGTCTGTGCCTATTGTTGCTGCTCCAATGAAAGATGTTTGTGACGGGACGGTTGCTTTTAGAATGGAAAGATTAGGTGGCATGGGAATTATTCATCGTTTCATGCCAATCAATGAACAAATTGAGTGTTGGAAACACTCAAGACAATCAGATAATATGCATGGCTCTGCGTGTGCCATAGGTATTAATGGGGATTCTGTAGAAAGGTTTCATGCATTACGTGAGGTGGGTTGTAAAATATTTTGTATTGATACTGCCAATGGAGCAAATGCCAAACTAGCCAAAGTCATAGAGTCGCTTGGGCATGGAATGTCGGTTGATGAAATAGGTTTTATTGTGGGTAATGTTGCTTCCAAGGAATGCTATCAATGGCTGGATTCTTTGCCACATGTTATAGCTATTCGAGTAGGTATTGCGGGCGGGGCAGCTTGTACTACCAAAAATGCAACAGGTATTTCTTATGGAATGGTATCCAGTATTATGGAATGTGCTTCTGTCAAGAAGAATGCATTATTGATAGCTGATGGCGGCATTCAAGAGCCCCGAGATATGTGTAAGGCCATAGCGGTAGGGGCAGATATGGTAATGTTGGGCAGTTGCATTGCGGCTACTTCTGATAGCCCCGCTGAGCTTGTAAAACAAGACGGCAAGTTTGTAAAAGTTTATCATGGCTCAGCGTCTTTTGAAATTCAAAAAGAATACCGCAATAATCCGAAATATATTGAAGGCAGGGTTAGATTTTTGGAGTATGAAGGCGAGTCTTTGGAAGATTTGGTTACTCGTTTCTCTGATGGGCTGCGTAGCTCAATGAGTTATTTTAATGCCAAGAATTTAGATGAATTTAGGGCACATGCGACATGGGAGGAGAAATGA
- a CDS encoding dihydrofolate reductase, producing the protein MKTTLLVAWAEESNRLIGSKNGLPWKVPRDLKLFKERTSGQTVIFGLTTYENLPFKPLLYRVNIVVAPEGESGYTKYSCSIDGEQCLRRVKLGKVNEMFGTQVVFIAGVKEAVDFARQNYPERGIFICGGASIYKQALELDLVDEMLVSQIPGKYEGDTFFPEFPHMWDREIIEEYEGFVVERWTKETK; encoded by the coding sequence ATGAAAACGACATTATTAGTAGCTTGGGCAGAAGAATCAAATCGTTTAATTGGCAGCAAGAATGGGTTGCCTTGGAAAGTTCCAAGAGACCTTAAATTGTTTAAGGAAAGAACCAGTGGGCAGACAGTAATCTTTGGTTTGACCACCTATGAGAATTTGCCTTTCAAGCCACTTTTATATCGAGTCAATATTGTTGTCGCCCCTGAGGGCGAATCAGGATACACCAAATATTCTTGCTCGATTGATGGCGAACAGTGTTTGAGGCGAGTAAAGTTGGGCAAGGTGAACGAAATGTTTGGCACCCAGGTAGTGTTTATTGCTGGTGTGAAAGAAGCTGTTGATTTTGCACGTCAGAACTATCCAGAGAGAGGGATTTTTATTTGCGGTGGAGCAAGTATTTATAAACAAGCTCTGGAGCTAGATTTAGTGGACGAAATGCTGGTGAGCCAAATTCCTGGCAAATATGAAGGCGACACTTTCTTTCCAGAATTTCCACATATGTGGGACAGAGAAATTATAGAGGAATATGAAGGATTTGTGGTGGAGCGATGGACAAAGGAAACAAAGTAA
- a CDS encoding site-specific DNA-methyltransferase: MVMKIIDQFVLGRWEDIIKEVPSDAFNLMYFDPPYGCSYKSNIPGDKKWNKAGVSKSKFDKHILGDDGKGIDWNVLAAECYRVLKPNSFMFIHGDMEHVVMKHAHCFEDCGFTYKGTIAWRKLFSVGGDLKGAMKRSWEPILYFSKGKAALNPIVVKRNGGDVIRKRIEEIGPDWEFKLSDKEKEGFPTQKPLALARQIIQLTTNEGDLICDLFAGSGTSALAARQTNRHFFAIEADKEYYKKFKNRPHRLQQLLLFT; encoded by the coding sequence ATGGTTATGAAAATTATAGATCAATTTGTATTAGGTCGTTGGGAAGATATAATAAAAGAAGTGCCCTCTGATGCATTTAATTTAATGTATTTTGATCCACCCTATGGATGTAGTTATAAAAGCAATATTCCTGGGGATAAAAAATGGAACAAAGCCGGTGTTAGCAAGTCTAAGTTTGATAAACACATTCTGGGGGATGATGGCAAGGGTATTGATTGGAATGTTTTGGCCGCCGAGTGTTATCGTGTTTTAAAGCCAAATTCATTTATGTTCATACATGGGGATATGGAGCATGTTGTAATGAAGCATGCTCATTGCTTTGAAGATTGTGGGTTTACCTACAAAGGCACAATTGCTTGGCGAAAGCTATTTTCCGTTGGTGGAGATTTAAAAGGGGCAATGAAACGATCCTGGGAGCCTATCCTATATTTCTCCAAGGGCAAGGCCGCTCTCAATCCAATAGTGGTGAAAAGGAATGGCGGCGATGTCATTCGTAAGAGAATTGAGGAAATAGGGCCAGATTGGGAGTTCAAACTTAGCGACAAAGAGAAGGAAGGATTCCCCACGCAGAAACCTCTGGCTCTGGCTCGGCAGATCATTCAACTCACCACGAATGAAGGCGATTTGATTTGCGATCTATTCGCCGGAAGTGGTACGTCAGCATTGGCGGCTCGGCAAACCAATCGGCATTTCTTTGCCATAGAGGCCGACAAAGAGTATTATAAAAAATTCAAAAACAGACCACATAGATTACAACAATTACTATTATTTACATGA
- a CDS encoding DNA adenine methylase, with product MNTTERRINFLKSITNQKYKRVVNSPIRYAGGKSLGVGHVLELVPEGVERVVSPFFGGGSVEIAMSKDVGVEVIGYDIFDILVNYWKYQIEQPEAMYQELKKLKPDQKTYDEVKDRLEDHWDKTTKNFESWSKACHRFKRYKSLAEENMQKEWDRKQKLEGIDLAVHYFFNFNLSYGPGFLGWSGKIYLNEKKYTSMLKMVQEFSPGKLRVECADFADVFKKHPNDFFYCDPPYYIGEDSKMFKGIYPMRNIPIHHEGFKHDLLAECLKNHKGGFVLSYNDCPKIRELYKGYDSSCPVWQYTMGQGETRMGKNRIERGDADFVKESHEIIFYCPPPKSS from the coding sequence ATGAATACAACAGAGCGTAGAATTAATTTCTTAAAAAGTATTACAAACCAAAAATACAAACGAGTGGTAAATTCGCCCATCAGATATGCAGGCGGCAAAAGTTTGGGTGTTGGACATGTGCTTGAATTAGTGCCAGAAGGAGTGGAACGAGTGGTGTCGCCTTTCTTTGGAGGCGGCTCTGTTGAAATAGCAATGAGCAAGGATGTAGGCGTAGAAGTAATTGGGTATGATATTTTTGATATATTGGTCAATTATTGGAAGTATCAAATAGAGCAGCCCGAGGCTATGTATCAAGAACTCAAAAAGTTAAAACCCGATCAAAAAACATATGATGAGGTTAAGGACAGATTAGAAGATCATTGGGACAAGACAACCAAGAATTTTGAAAGCTGGAGTAAGGCTTGTCATAGATTTAAGCGATATAAATCATTGGCAGAAGAAAATATGCAAAAAGAGTGGGATAGAAAACAAAAATTAGAGGGGATTGATTTAGCTGTTCATTATTTCTTTAATTTTAATTTATCTTACGGGCCAGGGTTTTTGGGCTGGTCAGGTAAAATTTATCTAAATGAAAAGAAATATACATCAATGCTTAAGATGGTGCAAGAATTCAGCCCAGGAAAATTGAGGGTTGAGTGTGCAGATTTTGCAGATGTATTTAAAAAGCATCCAAATGATTTCTTTTATTGTGATCCTCCATATTACATTGGAGAGGACTCCAAAATGTTTAAGGGAATTTATCCAATGCGTAATATTCCAATACATCATGAGGGATTTAAACATGACCTATTAGCCGAATGTTTAAAAAATCACAAGGGAGGCTTTGTGTTATCTTATAATGATTGTCCAAAAATAAGAGAATTATACAAAGGATATGATAGTAGCTGTCCTGTTTGGCAATACACGATGGGTCAGGGAGAAACTCGCATGGGCAAAAATAGAATAGAGAGAGGAGATGCAGATTTTGTGAAGGAGTCGCATGAAATTATTTTCTATTGCCCGCCACCAAAATCATCTTGA
- a CDS encoding NUMOD3 domain-containing DNA-binding protein, with amino-acid sequence MNYIIYRITNKINDKKYIGFSSKSLEERWNKHLRDAKAGRDTYLCRAIRKYGGDNFDREVIYTGDDISYTKYVMENKFIIENEAHCTTGKGYNMTMGGDGTLDHTHSESTRRQMSISHTGMRLSESAKQKLSEQRKGVGNPNFGKPPSLETRKKISQANMGRNHSEEAKNKMSEQKKGDNNPNFDKPPSQETREKISASLKRRYAMNGNPNFGKSPSKETREKISVSLKKRYAMNKTTDTTTLH; translated from the coding sequence ATGAATTACATAATTTATAGAATAACCAATAAAATAAATGACAAAAAATATATTGGATTTTCAAGCAAGTCATTGGAGGAAAGATGGAACAAACATTTGCGAGACGCCAAGGCAGGAAGAGACACGTATTTGTGCCGAGCTATTAGAAAATATGGCGGTGATAATTTTGACAGAGAAGTAATTTACACTGGCGACGATATATCCTATACCAAATATGTAATGGAAAATAAATTTATTATAGAAAACGAAGCACATTGCACTACTGGCAAGGGCTACAATATGACAATGGGTGGAGATGGAACGCTGGATCATACTCATTCTGAAAGCACTCGCCGTCAAATGAGCATATCTCACACTGGCATGAGATTGTCAGAGTCGGCAAAACAAAAATTAAGTGAGCAAAGAAAAGGGGTGGGCAATCCTAATTTTGGGAAACCGCCTTCTTTGGAAACAAGGAAGAAAATAAGCCAAGCTAATATGGGTCGCAACCACTCCGAAGAAGCAAAGAACAAAATGAGCGAACAAAAGAAAGGGGATAATAATCCAAATTTTGACAAACCCCCATCCCAAGAAACCAGAGAAAAAATAAGTGCATCACTTAAAAGAAGATATGCAATGAATGGCAATCCCAATTTTGGCAAATCACCATCCAAAGAAACAAGAGAAAAAATAAGTGTATCACTTAAAAAAAGATATGCAATGAATAAAACTACGGATACCACAACTCTCCATTAA
- a CDS encoding deaminase — MNEENIKKHLARCYELAAGSPDRSNQNGAIIVGNITIIGKDYADTPLDDRWEILSEGRNEFPSQITVTEDMITDREKKLFYIEHAERNALFSLARRRSTEGLTMICQWLACSDCARAIALMGIKKVIGHKERMDMTPDRWKASVDAGLQLLRDCGVELEFYSGKIGCNPILVNGELWYP; from the coding sequence ATGAATGAAGAAAATATAAAAAAACATTTGGCTAGATGTTATGAATTAGCTGCCGGTAGTCCTGATCGTTCCAATCAAAATGGGGCGATAATAGTTGGCAATATAACCATTATTGGCAAAGATTATGCTGATACGCCACTCGATGATAGGTGGGAGATATTGTCAGAAGGTCGTAATGAATTTCCTTCTCAAATAACCGTGACGGAGGACATGATTACTGACCGTGAAAAGAAATTGTTTTATATTGAGCATGCGGAGCGTAATGCCCTTTTCTCTCTGGCAAGGCGAAGATCGACGGAAGGATTAACAATGATATGCCAGTGGCTGGCTTGTTCGGACTGTGCGAGAGCAATAGCATTGATGGGCATTAAGAAAGTCATTGGACACAAAGAACGAATGGATATGACGCCCGACCGCTGGAAAGCATCTGTGGATGCTGGGCTGCAATTGTTGAGAGACTGCGGCGTGGAGTTGGAGTTTTATAGTGGAAAAATTGGCTGTAATCCAATTCTCGTTAATGGAGAGTTGTGGTATCCGTAG
- the thyA gene encoding thymidylate synthase, translated as MTYILQAYDDALRNIIKNGVWKENRTGVRTVAVFGIQSRYRINEHFPLLTGRKVWPKAIFGELLWFLSGSTNNNDLIALGSGIWTPWVDHDFEKKHGFIPGSFGPVYGFQLRHFGGEYGDGDKEFTVTECDQDFKVKYGAGGFDQLANMVKTLKENPDDRRNLFSLWNPLDTWKMRLPPCHYTFQCFVHDGKLSGMLTQRSCDFPVGIPANIQFYSALIYMLAQQCDLEPYEFIHSTADSHIYEDQIPAVEEYLARPKPDSPKLILHKADDIYSYQMSDFEIVDYNPQAAIKIPVAV; from the coding sequence ATGACATACATCCTACAGGCGTATGACGATGCTTTACGCAACATTATTAAGAATGGAGTTTGGAAGGAAAACAGGACGGGGGTAAGAACTGTTGCTGTTTTTGGCATCCAAAGCCGATACAGAATCAATGAGCATTTTCCCCTTCTAACTGGGAGAAAAGTGTGGCCCAAGGCTATCTTTGGAGAATTGTTGTGGTTTCTCTCAGGCTCTACCAACAACAATGATCTAATTGCATTAGGGTCTGGGATATGGACCCCGTGGGTAGATCATGATTTTGAAAAGAAACATGGATTCATACCGGGCAGCTTTGGTCCTGTATACGGCTTCCAGCTACGGCATTTTGGCGGCGAATATGGAGACGGAGACAAGGAATTCACCGTCACTGAATGCGATCAGGATTTTAAGGTGAAATATGGAGCGGGTGGTTTTGACCAACTTGCCAACATGGTCAAAACCTTAAAAGAAAATCCCGATGACCGACGAAATCTATTCTCGTTGTGGAATCCGTTAGATACATGGAAAATGCGGCTGCCGCCTTGCCATTATACTTTCCAGTGTTTTGTGCATGATGGTAAATTGAGTGGGATGTTGACCCAACGCAGTTGTGACTTCCCTGTGGGAATTCCAGCAAACATTCAATTTTACAGTGCTTTAATTTATATGTTGGCTCAGCAATGCGATTTGGAGCCTTATGAATTTATTCACAGCACAGCGGATTCTCATATTTACGAGGATCAAATACCAGCCGTTGAGGAATATCTGGCTAGACCGAAACCTGATTCTCCAAAGCTAATTTTGCACAAGGCTGATGATATTTATTCGTATCAGATGAGTGATTTTGAGATTGTAGATTACAACCCGCAAGCGGCCATTAAAATTCCGGTAGCGGTTTAA
- a CDS encoding site-specific DNA-methyltransferase, whose product MKFIKDYKDIGKVEPNSLILGDCLEVMRLIPDNSVHAVICDLPYGTTYCKWDSVIPLDKLWEQYKRIIIGNGAFVFTASQPFTTILIQSNMDWFKYEWIWNKENPTNFANAKHQPLKQHENIVVFSKGKSPYYPIKIPGKPNHKQGASKKNVSETRLISERVEDDLSGMKYPKSILYCPKHSSQCKYHPTEKPVALMEYLIYTYTKDFEVVLDNTAGSGSTLVACADTGRQFIGIEKEEKYFNIACERLNGI is encoded by the coding sequence ATGAAATTCATTAAGGACTACAAAGACATAGGGAAGGTAGAGCCGAATTCCTTGATTTTAGGGGATTGCTTAGAGGTTATGCGGCTCATCCCAGATAACAGTGTTCATGCTGTAATCTGCGACCTTCCTTACGGAACGACTTATTGCAAATGGGATTCGGTCATTCCCTTAGATAAATTGTGGGAACAATACAAGAGAATTATTATCGGTAATGGTGCTTTTGTCTTTACAGCTAGTCAACCTTTTACGACTATACTTATACAGAGCAACATGGATTGGTTTAAATACGAATGGATTTGGAACAAAGAAAATCCCACCAATTTTGCTAACGCCAAGCACCAGCCTTTAAAACAACATGAAAATATTGTAGTTTTCAGCAAAGGCAAATCACCATATTATCCTATTAAAATTCCGGGTAAGCCTAACCACAAACAAGGGGCATCAAAAAAGAACGTCTCGGAAACCAGATTGATTTCAGAAAGAGTGGAAGATGATTTAAGTGGGATGAAATACCCTAAAAGTATATTATATTGTCCTAAGCATTCGTCGCAATGTAAATATCATCCAACAGAGAAGCCGGTGGCATTAATGGAATATTTAATTTACACCTACACTAAGGATTTCGAGGTAGTTTTGGATAACACAGCAGGCTCTGGCAGCACATTGGTGGCTTGTGCAGATACTGGTCGTCAATTTATTGGTATAGAAAAAGAAGAAAAATATTTTAATATTGCTTGTGAGCGATTAAATGGTATATAG
- a CDS encoding hydrolase — MDAAMNVYHTLFIDFDGTIVEFAWPDIGKPLPGAFETMQDLKAAGYKLVLWTCREDEPKGNFLTQAIEFCRRNGIEFDGINETLPEDEPRPYGVLKRKPHCQCVIDDRNLGGFPGWNAVREELL; from the coding sequence ATGGATGCAGCAATGAATGTATATCATACACTGTTTATAGATTTTGATGGCACTATTGTTGAGTTCGCATGGCCAGATATTGGCAAGCCATTGCCCGGTGCTTTTGAAACAATGCAAGATTTAAAGGCAGCGGGATATAAGCTTGTTTTATGGACTTGCAGAGAAGATGAGCCTAAGGGCAATTTTCTTACACAAGCCATAGAATTTTGTCGTAGAAATGGAATAGAATTTGATGGTATAAATGAGACCTTGCCAGAGGATGAGCCTCGTCCTTATGGCGTATTAAAAAGGAAGCCACATTGTCAATGCGTTATTGATGATCGTAATCTGGGAGGGTTCCCTGGGTGGAATGCCGTTAGAGAAGAATTGTTGTGA
- a CDS encoding TnsA endonuclease N-terminal domain-containing protein: protein MTLPFENNKDVRKYQCFVCGVQFLELNEMTEHIKEKHQEGRDYVLCPLLYCKCCVRDLVHHFKARHPSQPLPKNRQMKAIVWKDFTAQGTAKKKKQRFKEGWYVSTKMNKQFYFRSGWEETVFECLDQMNEVAAYEAEPFKVPYIWEGTQHEYNPDILVVFNDGRKEVWEIKPSDQTSLQQNKNKWHAANEMCKARGWEFIVMTEKGINQLKKRVGKK, encoded by the coding sequence ATGACATTGCCATTTGAAAACAATAAAGACGTAAGAAAGTACCAGTGTTTTGTCTGTGGAGTGCAGTTCTTAGAACTCAACGAAATGACAGAGCACATCAAAGAAAAACACCAAGAAGGCAGAGATTATGTGCTTTGTCCTTTGCTCTATTGCAAATGTTGCGTTAGGGATTTAGTTCATCATTTTAAAGCACGTCACCCTTCTCAGCCCCTGCCCAAAAACAGACAAATGAAAGCTATTGTATGGAAAGATTTTACCGCCCAAGGAACGGCAAAAAAGAAAAAACAAAGATTTAAAGAGGGTTGGTATGTTTCTACAAAAATGAATAAGCAATTTTATTTTAGAAGCGGTTGGGAAGAAACTGTATTCGAATGTCTGGACCAAATGAATGAAGTAGCCGCTTATGAAGCAGAGCCTTTTAAAGTTCCCTACATCTGGGAAGGCACTCAGCACGAATACAATCCCGACATTCTGGTGGTGTTTAATGATGGGCGTAAAGAGGTTTGGGAAATAAAACCATCAGATCAAACCTCTTTACAACAAAATAAAAATAAATGGCATGCAGCTAATGAAATGTGTAAAGCTAGAGGATGGGAATTTATTGTAATGACAGAGAAGGGAATCAATCAATTAAAGAAAAGGGTTGGAAAGAAATGA